The following are from one region of the Pseudodesulfovibrio sp. JC047 genome:
- a CDS encoding formylmethanofuran dehydrogenase subunit B, whose product MTVHKNVVCTFCGCLCDDIEVEVEDNTIKSVKKACAIGKNKIMHAITEPPTPSVNGTKTSIDAAVTEAARILSKARNPLIYGLSSTTSEAQRELVEIAEITRGNLDNCSSYCHGPGVLARQQTGLVSCSLGEIKNRADLVIYWGCNPVESHMRHLSRYSLQPKGLYTPEGRKGRKVIAIDIRPTPTTKRADVFLQVSPGHTFEIASALRALIQGEPLEFPEGQDTVGDVPIDSWRKVADMIKGCKYGVLHFGLGVTQCRNSDINVEQVARLVQDANRHTRFYGVAMRGHGNVNGANQVMTWLTGYPLCVNFSKGYPRHNPGEYSTLPMLARKDIDAALIVATDPGAHLPKDAVDFLKTIPTIHLDPHRNLTTPWSSVVIPVAPVGVAATGTFYRMDNVPLRLKKLVDSPFPSDEEVLKTMKEKIVYAANS is encoded by the coding sequence ATGACTGTGCATAAAAATGTAGTCTGCACCTTCTGCGGCTGCCTCTGCGACGACATCGAGGTGGAAGTTGAAGACAACACCATAAAATCCGTCAAAAAAGCCTGTGCCATCGGCAAAAACAAGATCATGCACGCAATCACGGAGCCGCCGACTCCCAGCGTGAACGGCACGAAAACCTCGATTGACGCAGCCGTAACGGAAGCCGCGCGCATCCTGAGCAAGGCCAGAAACCCGCTCATCTACGGCCTGAGCAGCACCACGTCCGAAGCACAACGAGAGTTGGTCGAAATCGCCGAGATCACCCGGGGCAACCTCGACAACTGCTCCTCGTACTGCCATGGCCCGGGTGTTCTTGCCCGCCAGCAGACCGGATTGGTTTCCTGTTCGCTGGGTGAAATCAAGAACAGGGCGGACCTCGTCATCTATTGGGGCTGTAACCCCGTGGAATCCCACATGCGTCATCTGTCGCGCTACTCGCTCCAACCCAAAGGGTTATACACTCCGGAAGGACGAAAGGGCCGCAAGGTCATTGCCATCGACATCCGGCCAACCCCAACCACCAAACGGGCTGATGTCTTCCTGCAAGTCTCGCCCGGACATACCTTCGAAATAGCCTCGGCCCTGCGTGCCCTGATTCAGGGCGAACCTCTTGAGTTCCCTGAAGGGCAGGACACCGTGGGCGATGTGCCCATCGATTCCTGGCGTAAAGTGGCCGACATGATCAAGGGCTGCAAATACGGCGTGCTCCATTTCGGTTTGGGTGTAACCCAATGCCGCAACTCGGACATCAACGTCGAACAGGTCGCCCGACTGGTTCAGGACGCCAACCGGCACACCCGATTCTACGGGGTCGCCATGCGCGGTCACGGCAACGTCAACGGCGCCAATCAGGTCATGACATGGCTCACTGGCTATCCCCTGTGCGTGAACTTCAGCAAGGGATATCCCCGCCACAATCCGGGGGAATACAGCACCCTGCCCATGCTCGCCCGCAAGGATATCGACGCCGCGCTCATCGTGGCGACCGACCCGGGCGCGCACCTTCCAAAGGATGCGGTGGACTTTCTCAAGACCATTCCCACCATCCATCTCGATCCGCACCGCAACCTGACCACGCCGTGGTCCTCGGTGGTCATTCCCGTGGCCCCCGTTGGCGTGGCGGCCACCGGCACTTTCTACCGCATGGACAACGTCCCGCTGCGCTTGAAAAAGTTGGTGGACTCCCCATTCCCCTCGGACGAAGAGGTCTTGAAAACCATGAAGGAGAAAATCGTTTATGCTGCGAATAGCTAA
- a CDS encoding formylmethanofuran dehydrogenase subunit A yields MLRIANGRVHDPTNTLSGTVQDIVMDKGAIISTDGIPQGQLDEMETIDATDCVVMAGGVDIHSHIAGAKVNTGRIMCPEEHYSHVSSRTKITRAGCGRCVPTTYRTGYLYSKLGYTTVFEAAVPPLEARHTHEELQDLPMLDKGCYTVMGNNHLVMQVLSDTDPVRRKERLRNLVSWLLKASRGYGIKVVNPGGVEDWKWNVGAADLDTPTPPFGVTPRQILGGLAEAVDDLKLPHSMHLHCNHLGEAGNVATTLETMRTLEGHRAHFTHLQFHSYGKTPKGGFTSGTVEITDYLNKHPEFTFDVGQIVFGSTLTMTSDAPMEFHLHQMTKGKWASGDIEMESGSGIVPITYKPKMLVNAIQWAVGLELLLLTKNPWQVVLTTDHPNAGPFTAYPQIIKLLMDKDYRQSWVEKLHPKIRQFTCLFELDREYTLDEIAIITRSGPARTLGLDRKGHIGVGAEADVTIYRTNTDKSTMFSTPAYVIKHGEVVVRDGEIVKSVTGKSLGVSPEQGERLDDELTDTFDAYYTVKMANYMVEDEYLDTPEVVPCG; encoded by the coding sequence ATGCTGCGAATAGCTAATGGGCGCGTTCACGACCCGACAAACACCCTGAGCGGCACGGTACAGGATATTGTCATGGACAAGGGAGCCATCATTTCCACCGACGGCATCCCACAAGGCCAACTGGATGAGATGGAGACCATCGACGCAACGGATTGCGTGGTCATGGCCGGTGGCGTGGACATCCACAGTCACATTGCCGGAGCCAAGGTCAATACCGGACGCATCATGTGTCCGGAAGAGCATTACAGCCACGTCTCATCCCGGACCAAAATCACCCGGGCGGGCTGCGGTCGATGCGTGCCGACCACGTATCGCACGGGCTATCTCTATTCCAAACTCGGCTATACCACGGTCTTCGAAGCAGCGGTTCCGCCGCTGGAAGCGCGGCACACCCATGAAGAGTTGCAGGACCTGCCCATGTTGGACAAAGGGTGCTACACCGTCATGGGCAACAACCATCTGGTGATGCAGGTGCTCAGTGACACCGATCCGGTCCGCCGGAAAGAACGGCTGCGCAATCTGGTTTCCTGGTTGCTCAAGGCCAGTCGCGGCTATGGCATTAAAGTGGTCAACCCCGGCGGCGTGGAAGATTGGAAATGGAACGTGGGCGCGGCCGATCTCGACACCCCCACCCCACCCTTTGGCGTGACCCCGAGACAGATTCTCGGCGGGCTGGCAGAGGCGGTGGATGATCTCAAACTCCCCCACTCCATGCATTTGCATTGCAACCATCTGGGCGAAGCAGGCAACGTGGCCACCACATTGGAGACCATGCGGACCCTGGAGGGACATCGTGCCCATTTCACTCACCTGCAATTCCACTCCTACGGCAAAACGCCAAAAGGCGGATTCACATCGGGCACCGTGGAGATCACGGACTACCTCAACAAACACCCGGAGTTTACCTTCGATGTCGGCCAGATCGTGTTTGGTTCGACATTGACCATGACCTCGGACGCGCCCATGGAATTCCATCTGCATCAGATGACCAAGGGCAAATGGGCCAGCGGTGATATCGAAATGGAAAGCGGGTCCGGCATCGTTCCCATTACCTACAAACCCAAAATGCTGGTCAACGCCATCCAGTGGGCCGTGGGTCTCGAACTATTGCTGCTCACCAAGAACCCCTGGCAGGTCGTGCTGACCACGGACCATCCCAACGCCGGTCCGTTCACGGCCTATCCGCAGATCATCAAGCTGCTCATGGACAAGGATTATCGGCAATCCTGGGTGGAAAAGCTCCATCCCAAGATCCGTCAATTCACCTGCCTGTTCGAACTCGACCGCGAGTACACACTGGATGAAATCGCGATCATCACCCGGTCCGGTCCGGCCAGAACACTGGGGCTTGACCGCAAGGGACACATCGGAGTCGGTGCCGAAGCCGATGTGACGATCTATCGAACCAACACCGACAAGAGCACCATGTTCAGCACTCCGGCATACGTCATCAAGCATGGCGAAGTGGTCGTGCGAGACGGTGAAATCGTCAAGAGTGTCACCGGCAAAAGCCTGGGCGTGTCTCCCGAACAGGGCGAACGACTGGACGACGAACTGACCGACACATTCGATGCGTACTACACGGTCAAAATGGCGAACTACATGGTGGAAGATGAATATCTGGACACACCGGAGGTTGTCCCATGCGGATAA
- the fhcD gene encoding formylmethanofuran--tetrahydromethanopterin N-formyltransferase, translating into MRINNVEIVDTFAEAFPMAAARVTITAKNEKWAMQAAQAVTGFATSVIGCGIEAGIDGVSSKTPDGRPGLDCLFFGMSAGALEKQMLKRIGQAIMTTPTSACFDGGVSECPADERTELKLGGKIRYFGDGFQASKVINDTRYWRIPVMEGEFLIQESFTMVDGIGGGNFMILAESDDAALAAAEAAVERMKEIRGVALPFPGGIVRSGSQVGSKYAFLPASTNVAFCPTIRSRVPKTEIPKGVNSVMEIVIDALTYEQVAEATRVGIEAACLPGVMQITAGNYGGKLGKHHFHLQELLG; encoded by the coding sequence ATGCGGATAAACAATGTTGAAATAGTGGACACGTTCGCCGAGGCCTTTCCCATGGCCGCCGCACGGGTCACCATCACGGCGAAAAATGAAAAATGGGCCATGCAGGCCGCGCAGGCCGTCACGGGATTCGCCACGTCGGTCATCGGCTGCGGTATCGAAGCGGGCATTGACGGTGTTTCCTCAAAGACACCGGACGGACGGCCCGGGCTGGACTGCCTGTTCTTTGGCATGTCAGCGGGAGCACTGGAAAAACAGATGCTCAAACGCATCGGCCAGGCCATCATGACCACACCGACATCCGCCTGTTTCGACGGCGGAGTCTCCGAATGCCCGGCGGACGAGCGCACCGAGCTGAAGCTCGGCGGCAAAATCCGCTACTTCGGTGACGGATTCCAGGCCAGCAAGGTCATCAACGACACCCGGTACTGGCGCATTCCGGTCATGGAAGGCGAGTTCCTGATTCAGGAATCGTTCACCATGGTCGATGGCATCGGCGGCGGCAACTTCATGATTCTGGCGGAGTCGGACGACGCGGCACTGGCTGCGGCCGAAGCCGCTGTCGAACGCATGAAAGAAATTCGTGGCGTGGCCCTGCCCTTCCCGGGCGGCATTGTGCGAAGCGGCAGTCAGGTCGGCTCCAAATACGCCTTCCTCCCCGCCTCAACCAACGTGGCCTTCTGCCCGACCATTCGCAGCCGCGTGCCAAAAACCGAGATTCCCAAAGGGGTGAACTCGGTCATGGAAATTGTCATTGACGCCCTGACCTACGAGCAGGTGGCCGAAGCCACCCGTGTGGGTATTGAGGCGGCCTGCCTGCCCGGCGTGATGCAGATCACAGCCGGGAACTACGGCGGCAAACTTGGCAAGCACCACTTCCATCTTCAGGAACTCCTCGGCTGA
- a CDS encoding formylmethanofuran dehydrogenase subunit C, whose amino-acid sequence MNTRVHLTLRTAPDLPVEADSLLPETVTGKETADIAALPLLVGNHTETVGDHFQVEITDGSPDTADTLATLELTGNLSRFKHIGEAMTRGTLTVNGPVSFHAGAKMSGGELIINGDAGDYLGAMMTGGTIVVNGNAGHFAGSSYRGYSRGMSGGTILVHGNAGNLTGARMRRGLIAVRGTCGDLAGFSMGAGTVLIGGEVGVRAGANMSRGSVILLTPPEEIRPTFRYNATCVPAFWPVMHGSLSEAGWSVPETGPYALFKKYSGDVNEGSRGELLLYAGTA is encoded by the coding sequence ATGAATACACGGGTTCATCTGACCCTCCGCACGGCCCCGGACCTGCCCGTCGAAGCGGACTCCCTGCTTCCCGAGACGGTCACGGGTAAAGAAACTGCGGACATAGCGGCCCTGCCTTTGCTGGTAGGAAATCACACGGAAACCGTCGGCGATCATTTCCAGGTGGAAATAACCGACGGCTCCCCGGACACGGCCGACACACTGGCCACGCTGGAATTGACCGGCAACCTCTCCCGATTCAAACATATCGGTGAGGCAATGACCCGAGGAACCCTGACCGTCAATGGTCCAGTAAGTTTCCACGCGGGTGCAAAAATGAGCGGTGGTGAACTGATTATCAATGGCGATGCCGGGGATTACCTCGGGGCCATGATGACCGGCGGAACCATCGTGGTCAACGGTAACGCCGGGCACTTCGCCGGTTCCTCGTATCGAGGATATTCCAGAGGTATGTCCGGTGGAACGATTCTCGTCCACGGCAATGCCGGAAACCTGACCGGCGCACGGATGCGTCGCGGACTCATCGCAGTTCGCGGCACCTGCGGCGATCTGGCGGGATTCTCCATGGGTGCGGGAACCGTGCTCATCGGTGGCGAAGTCGGCGTGCGAGCCGGAGCGAACATGAGCCGAGGCTCGGTCATTTTGCTCACGCCCCCAGAGGAAATCAGACCGACCTTCCGCTATAACGCCACCTGCGTACCAGCATTCTGGCCGGTCATGCACGGCTCGCTGTCAGAGGCGGGCTGGTCCGTGCCCGAAACAGGCCCATACGCGCTCTTCAAGAAATACAGTGGCGACGTCAATGAAGGCAGTCGCGGCGAGTTGCTCTTGTACGCAGGCACCGCCTAA
- a CDS encoding triphosphoribosyl-dephospho-CoA synthase, which translates to MPSCSDKWIAWAAQIACLFEVLAEKPGNVTRTRDCSGLHFEQFLVSATAIGPAFTAVSTSSVGELIRNSVESTKLLAGVNTNVGILLMMAPLAKAASLDDPANLRNAVRRVLAELTVDDARQAFAAIVKAAPHGMDTVEEGDIRNDNVDMTLLEAMKLAQHRDTLAAQYATDFELVFDVGCAGLKRFLAEGRSLSQAVVQVYLTILATVPDTDIARKTDVETARSISAKAAEVMGLGGVFTEEGREAAERFDQLIRDEKRLYNPGTTADLVAGSLFAFLVSEETPESMAALLARW; encoded by the coding sequence ATGCCTTCATGCAGTGATAAATGGATAGCCTGGGCGGCCCAGATTGCCTGTCTTTTTGAGGTCTTGGCTGAAAAACCCGGCAATGTGACACGCACCAGGGATTGCTCAGGGTTGCATTTCGAGCAGTTTCTGGTCAGTGCGACGGCCATTGGACCGGCTTTTACTGCCGTGTCCACCTCCTCGGTCGGCGAGCTGATTCGAAACAGTGTCGAGAGTACAAAACTCTTGGCCGGGGTGAATACCAATGTCGGCATTCTGTTGATGATGGCACCGTTGGCCAAGGCCGCATCCCTGGATGATCCGGCGAATCTTCGCAATGCCGTGCGCCGGGTGCTGGCGGAACTGACCGTGGATGACGCCCGTCAGGCCTTTGCCGCGATTGTCAAGGCGGCACCCCATGGAATGGATACCGTGGAAGAAGGGGATATTCGCAATGACAACGTGGACATGACGTTGTTGGAGGCCATGAAATTGGCGCAACATCGGGATACTTTGGCCGCACAGTATGCAACGGATTTCGAATTGGTGTTTGATGTGGGCTGTGCCGGTTTGAAACGGTTTCTTGCCGAGGGCCGGTCATTGTCCCAGGCGGTGGTGCAGGTCTATCTGACCATCCTTGCCACTGTCCCGGATACGGATATTGCCCGCAAGACGGATGTGGAAACCGCCCGTTCCATTTCGGCCAAGGCTGCTGAAGTTATGGGATTGGGAGGCGTTTTTACCGAAGAGGGACGGGAAGCGGCAGAACGGTTTGATCAGTTGATCCGTGATGAAAAACGGTTGTATAATCCCGGCACCACGGCGGATCTGGTGGCAGGTTCCCTGTTTGCTTTCCTTGTCTCTGAAGAAACACCGGAGTCCATGGCCGCTTTGTTGGCTCGTTGGTAG